One part of the Thermomicrobiales bacterium genome encodes these proteins:
- a CDS encoding transposase: IHSVDNEQPHGLSTIVSGFKGRVTRQINRMPQPEGISLWQRSFYDHVIRTDADLDRIREYIANNPARWMDDRFHT; encoded by the coding sequence CAATTCATTCGGTGGACAATGAACAACCCCACGGACTTTCGACCATCGTTTCCGGCTTCAAGGGACGGGTGACTCGCCAAATCAACCGGATGCCACAGCCAGAGGGGATTTCATTGTGGCAACGATCGTTCTACGACCATGTCATCCGCACCGATGCCGACCTGGATCGAATCAGGGAGTACATTGCCAACAATCCGGCGCGGTGG